From one Gracilinanus agilis isolate LMUSP501 chromosome 5, AgileGrace, whole genome shotgun sequence genomic stretch:
- the NPVF gene encoding LOW QUALITY PROTEIN: pro-FMRFamide-related neuropeptide VF (The sequence of the model RefSeq protein was modified relative to this genomic sequence to represent the inferred CDS: inserted 1 base in 1 codon), whose amino-acid sequence MEIISSKRFVVLTLATSIVLASKSVCADESVMSNLHNWEHYDEYLKLRVHPKEKKQRSLPLEEHQQWGSNTIYKAGNLKLNKIPQLMPRPPLRFGRSFEERSTESVANLPLRXIMESTINSPQKFKGPPSVEKPSCPMASQHLELQAADERKSRTLNFDDYFTKKADDGEMSQEEWEVWSKAPDPKGM is encoded by the exons ATGGAAATCATCTCATCAAAGCGATTTGTCGTATTGACTCTGGCCACTTCAATCGTGTTAGCTTCGAAGTCTGTCTGTGCCGATGAATCCGTGATGTCCAATCTGCACAACTGGGAACATTATGATGAATATTTAAAG CTCCGAGTTCACCCCAAAGAGAAGAAGCAAAGGAGCCTCCCCCTTGAAGAGCATCAACAGTGGGGCTCCAACACCATCTACAAAGCGGGGAAcctaaaattgaataaaattccCCAGTTGATGCCCCGTCCACCCCTGAGGTTTGGAAGATCTTTTGAAGAAAGGAGCACTGAGTCTGTGGCTAACTTGCCCCTTA GCATCATGGAATCCACCATCAATTCACCACAAAAGTTTAAGGGACCGCCATCTGTAGAGAAGCCAAGTTGCCCCATGGCCAGCCAACATCTGGAGCTTCAGGCTGCCGATGAAAGGAAGTCCAG GACCCTGAACTTCGATGATTATTTCACTAAGAAAGCCGATGATGGTGAAATGAGTCAAGAAGAGTGGGAAGTCTGGAGCAAGGCCCCTGACCCCAAGGGGATGTGA